The nucleotide sequence CAAACTTTGAATTCTACTGTTCTGTGTCTTGCTCtttcgtattattaaaaaaaatattaagctgtTATATCATGAATACAATTTATGACAATATCTTTACAATTCTCTTGCAAGATTTCATAAAAGTCGCAtggcaaaatttatatttcaggtaaaaatataaatacaaaagaaataccAACTcactaagaaaaattatttctatacgcttattagaaataaactctTCAACTGTTAATATTTCCTTTCATGAAATAACACTCTATCGATTGCCTTAAATcggtaaataaaactaaaaggacTTACTAAAGATCTCACAATATTGCTGTAACTGTGGAAGCACATATAAACGGAAGtccatttgttttactttaaataaaaatccttattatttttgttttctttttagccTATCCACCATCCCCAACCTTTCAAGTTCGGCTACAGCGTGAAGGACAAGCACGGTGAACAGCATCGTGAAGAAGTCGGCGACGGAAAGAACGTGAAGGGAAGCTACGGATTCACCGATGCCAGAGGAATCAAGCGACAGGTCAACTATGTAGCTGACCATGCTGGATTCAGAGCTCAAGTCAAGACCAACGAACCCGGAACTGCCAACCAAAACCCAGCAGCCGTTCACATCATCTCCGATGCTCCCTACGGACACGGTGGATATGCCGGTCTCGGATACGCCGGAGTTGGAGGTGCAGGATATGGATATGCCAGTCTTGGAGCAGCTGGATTGGGCTACGGATATGGTGGCCTTGGACAGGCTGGCTTAGGATATGGATATGGTGGTCTTGGCTATGGAGGATATGGTCTTGGCAACGGACGCCTTGCAGGTTTAGGATATGCTCGTTAcggattttaaatgtatatttgttatGCTTCTCATCTAGTTGTCGAATAAATATTTGCTTGCATCATTTTGGAGACATTTCTTTATCAATTTagcaagttttcatttttttttcttgtctgtaATGCATGATACATTTGTTCAGAATCATTATTACTTCTGAATTCAgaaaaaacaaaatcatattaCTTAAAGGGAACCTCATGTACATTTTTCTGCTGActgttatttgaaataatctattttggtAAGACATAATtacagaaatgtattaaaaatgaaaaaggttatcaaaacaaataattgattaattatttgaaacagaattaaaaCACATGGCATTTTATGTAACTCAAACCACTCCACTAcgagatatttaaaaaacattatttatagagtatgcctttaaaatgaaaaaaaaatgcagtattaagtaaagaataaaaaggcaataaaaattttagtaaattaaatacaCTCAAAATTCGTCTTATAttgactttcattaaaaataattgaacttgaaaattctgtataaagagatttcacaaatttttggttatattaagttaaaataaacatgaacaacaataattttgagcatttgtactgaaaaaaagaaatatcaagcTCTTTTCGCAACTACATTTACGCTATTGTTGAAAAATCCCATCAGTCGTATTTTCTTTCATGTATTTCGTCCACAAATcacaaactttttcaaaaatcatgTGTGCAGTTGTAaggctgaaataaaattttcgtttgaggcaaattttaatttttaagtttcaaatttcgtttaatagcaaatgttaatttttacgTTGAGGCAAATATTCTgtcaattaaaattatctattttcaaaaatacaaaagatgTGTTGAAATAAGAAGTTCAACCTACGATCACTATCATACTCCATTCCTTATGATCTAGATAGACCAAGTACAAAATCGAGCGAGATATTGATCCTTTCAGCATCATATCCACACAATCAAacagaattaaaatcaaatatgaacaaaatttctGTAATTGCTAAAATTACTGTGTCTTATATGTACTGTTCGTTGAGTCACAAAATTATAGTTATATTGTGCTATAGAGCAATATAACTATCAATCTTGTAAAAAAgttgtcttaaaataatttttttcaaatcaaattaaattatttataaacagtaTTGATAACTGCGGttcttacaatttttattcatatgtgtTAGAtgggaaaatatttatgaatataaaatgaaaaacttcataaaatgaaGACATTTTGTCTTCATGTGACATAACTTAAAAGTGCAATGCTACTTAAATTTTAGAAGCAACTGTGCATCTTGAAGAAAAAAACGAACATGCCGTCATTATGAAGTCAATCCATTATGACGTCAGTTTTCATTAGATTGCTCTACGATATGTGTATTTGTGTTGCGTCTCGTGAATTCACTCCCTGTTCAGTCTGTCAGGAAAcgaaataacattatataatgaatatgtGATTGGCCCATTCAAAAAGCCGAAAAGGAGTTATATACCATTTTCCATCATATTTTCTGTAACAGGAAGAACTTTGTAAATTCATATATGATTAgtacagcgtttctcaacctttcagtattcgcgacccagttttcaatcataattttcatcgcgcacCCCGATTACAATAAAGTGTATACAAcagtaatgtatattgagtattttggattctgtttttaaattatttttaactaactgccaaaacaagagtaaaagcaagccaacgttggcgagaaaccacatctggcattttgcgaAGCGGGCGGTGaatagatgaagcgaatgaaagcggggaaaatttaaatattatatttgaaatgaaagccaaacagggagataacgttaaaagaatatgaaagtagaaaaattcgttaataaaaattaacttagaCGGGGttagctaaatttagaaattgggaatacattttttcgaataataaaagaaataaaacaaaagcatgactaaacaaaagagaaaaaaataagtaatatttgtggcagggaatccacacgaccaatgccgtctcgagcatgcgtagagcaaatttttttctcatatgaagaaggaaaatgttcgataacgcaaatTCCAATTCCAGctagtctcattcgagtcgatccttctattgCTAtagaatctatcgtgaatgtgtatgttatatatgttttcgtgttaattgcaattcaacgtattaaatattcacggccgcagatttatgcagactcatggattaatttttaagcggaagtaagcacgcattagacgatagtcaagcctcaacaagtacacagacgaacttggttccgaaaataaaatcaagaaaatattctcaagaatacttaaattttgggtttaccagtactgaagtaaatgaagaagagaGGCCTccgtgtatcatttgctcaaaaatgttggccacagacagcatgaaacctaataaatttAAACGAGATTTGGAAATGCTTCATAGTGAGtgcgtcaacaaacccagagaattcttcaaaataaaattaaaatcatataaaaagcaaaaatcattttttaaagaaactttgtctgtaaataaaaaaagttttaattgcatcttacaaagtttcatataaaatagccagatgtaaaatcctcacaccattggtgaagagtttattttgccagcagcaattgagattgtagaaattatgtttggagataatttttcaaaacaattgcagtccatacatctttcaaataatactgttgctcgtcgaattggtgatatatgTCAGCTTGTCTCGAAGTTACGTGACAAATTGTTTccaatacagcttgatgaagcaacagatagtaataaagatgctcatttaattaactatgttcgattttgtgataatatatcagtagtagaactacttttctgcaaaccaatagaactcaaattaacagcgctcgcattatttactattttaaatgattttatgaacgaggcaaacatagaatggacaaattgcgtcggaatatgcaccgcttgtgctcgttcaatgtccggaagattacAAGATATACAAGCACTTGCAAAACCAAAATCGCCTCtgtgcgtctggacacattgcatgatccacagagaagttttggcttcgaaagaaatgagtcctggtctcaatactgtgttaactacggttgtaaccgtagtaaattatataaaaatgagacccctgaaatcgagaatcgtTTCCGCTCTTTGTAAAGACAtgagttcagtacattcagcgttactattttattgcgaggcaagaaaTCGTGTGGGAAATTTTTGCGACGTGTTTATGAATTACGAGAAGAAATccccattttcctagaagaagaaagcGAACAGAGGTCGAGAATTTTCgcaatggtttatttgtgatgaaattcggcaacttggtcgacatattcgagaaattaaatgaatcttcaactccaaggagaaAATACACTTATGTTGGATACGACtgataaaattaatgctttttgtagaaaattggaattgtgaagcagaaatttaaagcaaagaaaaactTAACAGTGTTTGCAAATGTGAgtgattgtattaaaatttacaaggctgaagaagaacatgataatgttgtttttgtaaccattgaaaatcatttagccatgctggcaaagaatcttaaaaagtattttcttgctgacgacaaactgataagcaagttacgagtggattaggaagccatttcataagactcccgaaggactctcaattgacaaggaaaaaaaattcatagacttcacgacaagtggcgaaactaaaaaaaaatttagtaataaatcatcattatttgaattttgggcagaaGTAGAGGATGATATTTCTGCCCTAAAaccaagggcatttcgcattctattaccattttcaacatcctacctttatGAAATTGGATTTTCTGCTGTAGCTTTTTTggagacaaaatatagatctgaAACCTATAGATCTGAAATCTATAGTTCTGATATAGATCTGATATCTATAGTTCTGATATAGATCTGATATCTATAGTTCtgatatagaaacagaactgaggatggcaatttctaatattaagccatCCTTCGAAAAACTCTGCTTTGCAAGACAGgtccaaggaagtcactaataattattaaatttctttttaatttagtatgttttgattaagtaagttattttattttaataagttattaaatatgtcgaaatgtattttgttttctatgtgtatgtgtactttcctttcagtcagttaatcatttttttaaataatattttcttttggatattctcGCGTTCCCCCTCTAGTGCTCTCGCGCCcaacaggttgagaatcgctggatTAGTAAATATTTACCGTGCTCACCGGGGTTCGTGATTATATTTAATGTCAATTCAATCGTTCAAATGCATTTTCACGTCCATGATTCCACCAAATCCTCAAACTTAAAGTCATATTATTATCTTACATATATTCTCTTCATTGAATAATCATTCCTTTAATAACCTTTCTAACGTAGACCAGTCCCGTGACATCACAGTTCAGTTAAAAATGTAAACGTgctactcattttttaaaaaataattctcagtATACTAACATTAGTTTTTCATTGATCTTGTAAATAATCATCTACAAATCTAACAGAATCTTTTATcttcagcaatggaagaaaataacactattaaatatttgatgaaagaattaAAACAGCTCGAATTTCAGTACAATAGCGTAATCTACAGTTGGAAATGCattaaatttccagaattttggaAACTaagccaaaaaaatatttcaaaaaatttacaaatttgcacgattattaaatctacatcattaaaataacaattttttttcgaatttgtaaaagcgatatttattattttgcaatactttttcgaaagtaatagcaaaaaaaatcgctttatttctaattaatcgtaatcattttatagaattttatctaaaatttcacaaaatcgctgcaataattatttaaatctaaatctaaattagatataaattatatttccattttaggttttgaaaataatcttacaAGAAATGGACTGTCTGTCGGTCAGTATTTTCAtatacatgtaaacacgataCCTGTAACGCAAAAACAAATAACTcaaattaatgatatttgataGGAGATCttaataattgtatctttatatcaaattttaaatctaatcgATTGGTggaaaatatatccaaaataaatataagatttctggctacttgtgtattaaccggaTGATAGTCATTCGACAATGCCATGCAAGGGTTTTAGTGCTGTATCCATAGtccacaatttatttttttcccggGAAAGAAGggataatgcttttattaaagaatatgcgagaaaagttTAGATGGATACTTATactagtttataatattttcaaatatttcaaaagagtgaaaaattcatttagttcaattttttttaaattttaagataaaattgttACGAATACAGTTTAAATTGTTTCCAGGTTGATTAAAATTGCATTCCATAATATGTGATAATGcccttaataaatatatatctgtatCAATGAATTAGTGTAACTAAGAAAAAATTTCGATGAAGAAATGTTAATCTAATAATTGGATCACAATAActcgttatatttttaaatgttctaaaatagcaattaaatCATGCAGAAAACAATTTGacctttcaatattattaaaaaaaatgtttcattccaTGCATGCtcttgatatatataaatacgCCGGAAAGCATGCATAGTATCAGTTTGCTTTCACTTTCTTGGCAAATAAACATCACAATGATATCTCAGGTAAGATTTAGAATATCCAGTTATTAAAATgatctttcttcatttaattttaatcgcaattatttctcttataaatataattttttttaaaaaaattagtttttaaaatacatttttattagaataccAAAGgtcatatttcttatttcaattattgtttatattttaatcaataatctgtaattcatcataataaatattatataatccttaaatctattttattataatttacaaatgtaaagtatagaaaatttttaatatttatctacatATATCAGTATGACAAATAATccctgaaaatataaaaatagcgtAATATCATTCTTAATTCGCAAGTGTATAAAGCCTCAAATTGTGTCAAAtcagaaaatgagagaaaaatggATTATAAGATTCTGATTTTTAAACCTGAAATGATCCAATTTCAATAAGAATGCGGAGAAACAAGACAAGTTAAAAACTACATTACATGCATTTTCTCAActtacattttaaagtatttttaaaaaacagttaaatttgGAATagctcatttaatttaattttaaaaatttaattaaaataacagtaacatagcttaatttgaacaaaaactaCACGCTCTTGGCGAACAGTTGTTCCCTTACTATACTATTAAATGGTATTAATCTGGTCATGTCAgccaatttttatgaattatatcttatttcatcgaaaaagcttattattttaaattaaccctgGGCATTAAACAGAGAGGCGATATACAGTGtctgcaaaataatgaaatttgttggTAAAATCGTTATTGTGATGGGaatcaaagtttcattttcttatacTTCTTAAACCTCTTAGATAATGGAGGCaagtggccagtgatggcccatCAAGTAATCAAGagctttcaatgaaataaaaatttaccaaattAGTAATGGTTGAAGCTGGGGGATTCTGATATGGTTTTCTACCTCGAGA is from Argiope bruennichi unplaced genomic scaffold, qqArgBrue1.1 scaffold_31, whole genome shotgun sequence and encodes:
- the LOC129961531 gene encoding cuticle protein 14-like, with protein sequence MISQAFILAALTVAAFASLHHEPIHHPQPFKFGYSVKDKHGEQHREEVGDGKNVKGSYGFTDARGIKRQVNYVADHAGFRAQVKTNEPGTANQNPAAVHIISDAPYGHGGYAGLGYAGVGGAGYGYASLGAAGLGYGYGGLGQAGLGYGYGGLGYGGYGLGNGRLAGLGYARYGF